A section of the Methanoregula sp. genome encodes:
- a CDS encoding protein kinase, producing the protein MAARAGLDLRRSVLPAAGGIRLIVIFILLFLFILPASANVFTYDGKGDARAIQDLINTTSNGDSIYLAGGTYHENLLINRAIVFGALDTNNPPEIVSSRASDAGITLASDGITLNGVIISGTAPHGLLVQSSNNRISAITVRGFDTGISLKSALGNIFSGNTVVNNSVGINADRTTHSNIFYLNYLDNPLQVNTQSADNVWSSGQQSYRYSGSEFSGSVGNFWKGFESTDRNNDGIWDTPYTITSSVSRLNTATEITDRAPLVSIPASYTLVSSVSLVNTSPLERGLHPPEFISSQQLGYPAASPGTSSPGSGNPSGPANPFIPFLIQNWWAIPVVIVISVVAGIWFERKWKRRGQTTDETDGAGVSSRNVTVVKKTVPPAASTGQDSLHYAAHLPPALEKKYPTAEYVAEGGVSRVFRAWDEKEGRDVAVKIPIRFDEVTGTQFTKELHVWEGLHHKNIVEIYAANIFPVPYIEMEYVASSLASLKFPLATEKALTIVKGAAEGLRYAHEQGIVHRDIKPDNIMIAPDGTPKISDWGLSKTEGTKQSGLIGFSLEYAAPEQLSPNLYGEPGPWTDIYQLGVLFYEMLAGDVPFRGGGMGEVTHAILHDDPLPLVLEGQDAAMIRDIIAKCMARKPQDRYGSVLQLLDDLKKVRS; encoded by the coding sequence ATGGCAGCTCGGGCAGGTCTGGATCTCCGAAGGAGTGTATTACCGGCAGCGGGCGGAATCCGGTTAATTGTAATATTCATCCTCCTGTTCCTCTTTATCCTGCCGGCATCGGCAAACGTATTTACGTATGACGGGAAAGGAGATGCCCGTGCGATTCAGGACCTGATTAATACCACAAGTAACGGTGACAGTATCTATCTTGCAGGCGGGACCTATCACGAGAATCTCCTGATTAACCGGGCGATTGTGTTCGGTGCCCTGGACACGAACAACCCGCCGGAGATTGTCTCTTCCAGGGCATCCGATGCCGGGATCACCCTTGCATCGGATGGCATAACGCTCAACGGGGTAATCATCTCCGGGACAGCCCCGCATGGGCTCCTTGTACAATCGAGCAATAACCGGATCAGTGCAATTACTGTCAGGGGGTTTGACACAGGTATCAGCCTGAAATCAGCACTAGGTAACATTTTTTCCGGTAATACGGTTGTGAATAATTCTGTGGGTATCAATGCGGATCGCACCACGCATTCCAATATCTTTTACCTGAATTATCTCGATAATCCCCTACAGGTAAACACGCAATCTGCTGATAATGTCTGGTCATCGGGTCAGCAGAGCTACCGTTACTCGGGAAGCGAATTTTCCGGTTCGGTGGGAAATTTCTGGAAAGGGTTTGAGAGCACTGACCGTAATAACGACGGCATATGGGATACCCCCTACACCATAACGAGTTCTGTTTCCCGGCTGAACACCGCAACGGAGATCACCGATCGTGCTCCCTTAGTCAGCATACCCGCTTCGTATACGCTGGTCAGTAGTGTAAGCCTTGTCAACACCTCTCCGTTAGAGAGGGGATTGCATCCCCCGGAATTCATCTCATCCCAGCAGCTGGGTTATCCGGCTGCCTCTCCGGGTACATCTTCCCCGGGCAGCGGGAATCCATCCGGACCGGCAAACCCGTTTATCCCCTTCCTTATACAGAACTGGTGGGCAATCCCTGTCGTTATCGTCATTTCTGTTGTTGCCGGCATCTGGTTTGAGAGAAAATGGAAACGGAGGGGGCAGACCACGGATGAAACGGATGGTGCGGGGGTTTCCTCGCGTAACGTAACCGTCGTTAAAAAGACCGTCCCCCCGGCAGCATCAACAGGACAGGACTCGCTCCATTATGCGGCCCACCTTCCACCGGCACTGGAGAAGAAATACCCGACAGCAGAATACGTTGCCGAAGGGGGGGTGTCGCGGGTGTTCCGGGCATGGGACGAGAAGGAGGGGCGGGATGTCGCCGTAAAGATCCCCATCCGCTTCGATGAAGTGACCGGGACACAGTTTACCAAAGAGCTCCATGTCTGGGAAGGGCTCCATCACAAAAACATTGTCGAGATCTATGCGGCCAATATCTTCCCGGTGCCCTATATCGAGATGGAGTATGTTGCTTCGTCCCTTGCGTCCCTTAAGTTCCCCCTTGCAACAGAAAAGGCCCTGACGATCGTCAAAGGAGCCGCCGAGGGGCTCCGTTATGCCCATGAACAGGGAATCGTCCACCGGGACATCAAGCCCGATAACATTATGATCGCACCGGATGGGACACCAAAGATCTCGGACTGGGGGCTCTCCAAAACGGAGGGAACCAAACAGTCCGGCCTGATTGGATTTTCCTTAGAATATGCGGCCCCTGAGCAACTGTCCCCGAACCTCTATGGCGAACCCGGCCCGTGGACGGACATCTACCAGCTGGGAGTACTGTTCTACGAGATGCTGGCAGGAGATGTCCCCTTCCGGGGCGGGGGTATGGGAGAAGTGACCCACGCGATCCTGCATGACGACCCCTTACCGCTGGTTCTTGAAGGACAGGACGCGGCAATGATCCGGGACATTATCGCAAAATGCATGGCCAGGAAGCCGCAGGACCGGTATGGTTCGGTATTACAATTACTCGATGACCTGAAAAAAGTCAGGTCCTGA
- a CDS encoding helix-turn-helix domain-containing protein, protein MAEKETISISSDPAFLQELSEYLEVLSNPVRLKILKVIEKEPKEISEIASRIDTSYANTKKHIDQLVHIGLVKKEAGFGRETVKGIHPVWKFSLAEGSMEMLIKNLGVFSRINIPMGYGEIQGTLESVRMAVLRESGSDYPALHLMAGKGAGHTYLLKKERAVIGRIDKDNPAKLSEGDIALPEEYVSVTRITKPHAIVTKTVTGWLIEDRGSSGGTYLNSELIAPMHKTNLKNGDVIDLAMGEDAARFLFIANE, encoded by the coding sequence ATGGCAGAGAAAGAAACGATTTCTATCTCATCGGATCCTGCTTTTTTGCAGGAGCTTTCAGAATACCTAGAAGTGCTCTCCAACCCGGTACGCTTAAAAATACTCAAAGTGATCGAGAAAGAGCCAAAAGAGATCAGTGAGATCGCGTCCCGCATTGATACCAGTTATGCCAACACCAAAAAACACATCGATCAGCTTGTTCATATCGGCCTGGTGAAAAAGGAGGCGGGTTTTGGCCGGGAGACGGTAAAGGGCATCCACCCGGTCTGGAAGTTTTCTCTTGCCGAAGGGAGCATGGAGATGCTGATCAAGAACCTGGGGGTTTTTTCACGCATCAATATCCCCATGGGATATGGTGAGATCCAGGGAACGCTCGAATCGGTGCGAATGGCAGTTCTCAGGGAATCCGGTTCAGATTATCCGGCACTCCATCTCATGGCAGGGAAAGGGGCAGGTCATACGTACCTTCTCAAAAAAGAGCGGGCAGTCATCGGCAGGATTGACAAGGACAACCCGGCAAAGCTCAGCGAAGGGGACATTGCCCTTCCCGAAGAGTACGTATCGGTGACCAGGATCACAAAACCCCATGCTATCGTGACAAAGACCGTAACCGGGTGGCTGATTGAGGACCGGGGCAGCTCCGGCGGGACCTACCTGAACTCTGAACTCATCGCACCGATGCACAAAACAAACCTGAAAAACGGGGACGTCATCGATCTTGCCATGGGTGAAGATGCTGCACGGTTCCTGTTCATCGCAAACGAGTGA
- a CDS encoding protease inhibitor I42 family protein: MTSSPRHTGRYLPGIIGLSIMLVLVLLVSGCTQPAASPPTPTQVSAATPAPTDMTTTTMAAGGKRMVTFTEADNGKTETIAHTTRFAIQLAENPTTGFQWNATLSPGLELQSSDYRMNDAAPGMTGVGGTRTWIVIAKDLGARKFSASYLRSWEPVTGNETAYSVNINVVKI; the protein is encoded by the coding sequence ATGACATCGTCACCACGTCACACCGGGCGATACCTGCCCGGGATCATCGGCCTTTCGATCATGCTGGTACTGGTGCTGCTCGTCAGCGGGTGCACCCAGCCGGCTGCTTCACCCCCGACACCAACCCAGGTATCGGCTGCAACGCCGGCACCCACGGACATGACAACGACAACCATGGCAGCAGGAGGAAAGAGGATGGTAACCTTCACGGAGGCAGATAACGGTAAAACTGAGACCATTGCACACACTACGCGGTTTGCAATCCAGCTTGCAGAAAACCCGACCACCGGATTCCAGTGGAATGCAACCCTCTCACCCGGCCTTGAACTCCAGTCATCGGACTACCGCATGAATGATGCGGCCCCGGGCATGACCGGCGTGGGCGGGACCCGCACCTGGATTGTCATTGCAAAGGACCTTGGCGCCCGGAAATTCTCTGCATCCTACCTTCGATCTTGGGAACCGGTGACCGGTAACGAGACGGCCTATAGTGTGAACATCAACGTTGTTAAGATCTAA
- a CDS encoding virulence RhuM family protein — MSDNPVPEPVTRSRILFYQSENGTSRIEVRLEEGTVWLTQALIADLYQTTVPNISIHIKNIFTENELDRNSVVKEYLTTAADEKNYRTLYYNLDMILAIGYRVRSHRGTQFRRWATERLSEYLIKGFVLDDERLREGKNIGADYFDELLERIRDIRASEKRFYQKIKDIYTLAIDYDPHAETTLEFFRIVQNKLHWAITGHTAAEIIAERANASKPNMGLTTWKGVKVRKGDVVVAKNYLDEKEIWQLNRIITMYLDYAEMQAERKQPVHMIEWKKKLDAFLTFNEREILEDSGKISMEIAQQLALEEYEKFSQRQLAEDPPVSDTEFETISKKIEQKKRENRKNP; from the coding sequence TTGAGCGATAACCCAGTTCCGGAACCGGTGACTCGTTCCCGGATCCTCTTTTACCAGTCCGAAAACGGGACAAGCCGTATTGAGGTACGACTCGAAGAAGGAACAGTATGGCTCACGCAGGCACTCATCGCAGATCTGTACCAGACGACCGTACCGAATATCAGTATCCATATAAAGAACATTTTTACTGAGAACGAACTTGACCGAAATTCAGTTGTTAAGGAATACTTAACAACTGCAGCTGATGAGAAGAATTACCGTACTCTTTACTATAACCTCGACATGATCCTCGCCATCGGCTACCGCGTCCGTTCCCACCGAGGCACGCAGTTCCGCAGGTGGGCAACCGAACGGCTGAGCGAATACCTCATCAAAGGATTCGTACTTGATGACGAGCGGCTCAGGGAAGGGAAGAACATCGGTGCGGATTACTTCGATGAACTGCTCGAACGCATCCGGGATATCCGGGCATCCGAGAAGCGGTTCTACCAGAAGATTAAGGATATCTACACGCTTGCGATCGATTATGATCCGCACGCAGAAACAACGCTCGAATTTTTCAGGATCGTGCAGAACAAACTGCATTGGGCAATCACCGGCCATACAGCTGCGGAGATCATCGCGGAACGGGCCAACGCATCAAAACCGAATATGGGGCTCACTACTTGGAAAGGTGTCAAGGTGAGAAAGGGGGATGTTGTGGTTGCGAAAAATTATCTTGATGAAAAAGAGATCTGGCAGCTCAACCGCATCATCACCATGTATCTCGATTATGCAGAGATGCAGGCTGAACGAAAACAGCCCGTCCACATGATCGAGTGGAAAAAGAAACTGGATGCATTTCTCACATTCAATGAACGGGAAATTCTTGAGGATTCCGGGAAAATATCAATGGAAATTGCACAGCAACTTGCATTAGAAGAATATGAAAAATTTTCCCAGCGCCAGCTAGCTGAAGATCCTCCTGTTTCCGATACGGAGTTTGAGACGATTTCAAAAAAGATTGAACAAAAGAAACGCGAGAACCGGAAAAACCCGTGA
- a CDS encoding carboxymuconolactone decarboxylase family protein → MAKKVSAQSTREQFEDKLALIVKQGADVTADEWLKAIEVEYGKVPLVFRRMGERPEVLISHLLYKGTVAQTSPLDPKYVELISMAVGAALKCPHCTGYHMQAAMRMGATREEVLEVILLSGMISNSSVLANAYRIIDDKLEKCIPCETKGVERGAAKKAAAGKVPAKKKPVGKAVPVKKRK, encoded by the coding sequence ATGGCAAAAAAGGTATCAGCACAATCAACCAGGGAACAGTTCGAGGACAAACTCGCGCTCATCGTAAAGCAGGGCGCTGATGTCACGGCGGACGAGTGGCTGAAGGCAATCGAGGTGGAATACGGGAAAGTTCCGCTGGTCTTCAGGCGGATGGGCGAGCGTCCCGAAGTGCTCATCTCCCACCTGCTCTACAAGGGGACCGTGGCCCAGACCAGCCCGCTCGATCCCAAGTACGTGGAACTGATCAGCATGGCAGTGGGGGCGGCCCTCAAGTGCCCGCACTGTACCGGGTATCACATGCAGGCAGCGATGCGGATGGGGGCCACCCGCGAGGAAGTGCTCGAAGTGATTCTCCTGTCGGGCATGATCTCGAACTCGTCGGTGCTTGCCAACGCTTATAGGATCATCGACGACAAGCTGGAGAAGTGCATACCGTGCGAGACGAAGGGTGTGGAGCGGGGGGCTGCGAAGAAGGCGGCGGCCGGGAAGGTTCCGGCTAAGAAGAAGCCGGTGGGGAAAGCGGTGCCGGTGAAGAAGAGGAAGTAG